The Desulfonatronum lacustre DSM 10312 region GGCTCTCCTTCCTGGGTGAGATGAGAAGATGTTGTTTCGTTCTTGGTTCGTCGTTGGAAAGCCAACCTACCCCTGGCCCCTCCAGGGAGGGGATAAAGGGATGGTTGAGGGATTACAGATGCACATCATCCAGGGGAGGCAACCCGGAGTCCATATCCGGAAAAATCTCATTGATGGCGGACAACGTGGCAAGCGTACCCAGCAACCCTTTTGTCCTGACCGGCTCGATGATCAGCCGATCACCCTCACGGCGGATGATGGCCGAGTCGGCATCCAGTTCAAACTCCTTGGGAATGCGAATGGCTTGGCAGCAGCCACTGCGAAAAATACGAACATGACGCGCCATATTCATGCAGATCCCTCCTTTCGTCGTCAGCATGTATTCTGCCTAGATCGGCCGGGAGATGTGCGTCAAGAACGAAGAACGACGAACGAAGAATAGCGGCGTAGCCGCAAAACGAAGAACGACGAACAAATTTACATGAAAAACAAAGGCTTTACCCTCCTGGAAGTGCTTGTCGTGATCGGGATCATGGGCTTGATGGCAGCCATGATCTGGCCCATGCGGGGGACTTTGGACGATTCGCAGCGGGAACGGGTAACCATCGAGAAAATGGACGCCATCGTCGAGGCCATCCTCGGGCACGAGCAGATCAAGGACCACTATGACCTCAGCCGGACCATCGGCGGGTATGTGGGGGATATTGGGAAGTGGCCGGAGTTGTATGAGCCGGGGGGGGGCGGCGGTCTGGACGGGGAGCGTGGAGAGTTTGTCGGAGGGCGATTCCAGTGGGAGCGGCCGTTCAAAAATCTAAAAATTGATGGCGACACGAAAAAAGAAAGCCTGGGTCAGCCACGGGGGCTGTGGGCGAAGGACGAGGTTGCTGCCGAAGACAGAAGCAAGTGGAAAGGCCCCTACCTGACCCCGCCGGTAACCCGCAACCCGGCCCTGGGCAAACATTACGCCAAGAATCAGGCGGAATATGAGGGCTTGGACCCAACTGACCGTGAATATTTCCACCTCCTGCAAGGCAGTGAGCAGCTTACGGACGGCTGGAACCGGGCGTTCCGGTTTTTTATCATCGGCGAAACAGGCGAAACATTCTGTATCGTCTCCCTGGGGCCGCGCGGGTTTGGGTACGAAGATGATTATGAACAGGACTGCGACCCGGATTCCCCGGAAAACCAGGGCAAGATCGTCAGGGCGTTGCATAAGAGCGAATGGGGTGCGGTACTGGCGGCGCGAGCGTTACGTAGCACTTCGACCCATCAATTGATCTTCATCACCCAGGACCACATGGACCGCATGGTCCGCGCCCTGATCGGCGAATCTCCCTCCGGCCCGAATACCGGATACACCGGCGATCTTCTGGACTGGCCGGAGTTGTTCAACTGGGTGTGCCGTGATGACGGGGGAAATATGGTCGATTGCGAAGATGAGATTGCCGTTAGTGGGACCGGGAAATGGGAATATGAATGTGAGGATCAGTCTTTCTCTGATAAAATAGCGTTCAAATATGGGCAACCACGCGGACTTTGGGAACGTGGCGAGCTGGCCACCAGCTGGCTCGGCGTGGGTTGGCGGCACGCCTATCTTGAAGCGCCGGACGGGACTAATGAGAGCGAAGAACTCAAGGACGCCTGGGACAACGCTTATCATTTTTTCAGAGTTGTGGAGCAAATCAACGGCAACAATTTGGAACAGTTCATGATTCTTTCCGGCGGGGAGTCGGGGGCTTTTCATTTTCCCCCGGCGGATGAATCGGGAGAGCCCTATGTCGACCCGGATTATCTTAAAGCTGGAGGCCCTGCTGTCTTATCGAAAAGAGTCCGTTTTTATATGAATCACTACAATCCCGATCATCCTTCAAATCAGGACAATATCGTACGCATCGTCCGGCGCAACGAATGGTTGCCGGGCTTTATGGATGTGACGCTGGCCATCGCGGGAGGCGACTGCAATGAGGTCAAATGCGGAATATACGGTGTTTTGCCTGATCAATCCGACCTTGTTTCCCATGAGGTGATCGATGATCTGTGCGTGTTCAAGGCTAAGTATGACGACAACGGTGGCGATAAGCAGATCGTCACCGGTGGCAGATATTGGGTTTGCTGGGAAGGCGGAGGTGATGAGCCTAGTCCGGGCGATAACGCATGGTGGAAGATTTTCAGCACCTATGGCCATCCGGCAAAGAATGTGAACGTTAGTCTGAACGCTTCAGACTTTCAGCCTTTGCCCGACCCCGAAGAAGACGAATAAACTGATTTCCTCTGCCAACCTCCGAAACGACAAACGTCCCTCAATGCCCCGCATTTCCCTCCCCAAAATCGGCCGTCCGAATTTCTCCAAACTTCTGTCCCGCCTGCCCATGCTCGGCGCGTTGTGCCTGGGCGTGGAGTATGTGGAGGATGAGGTTCGGGCGGCTTTGGTTCGGGCCAAAGGGCGGGAGCGGGAGATCATGGAGTTCGTGGCGGTCAAGGCGCCGGAAGCCGGGGATGATCTGCCGGGCATCGCTCAGCTTCAGGAAGTCCGCAAGCGCCTGAACTGCAAGCAGAACATCCAAACCGTGTTCGTCACACCCCTGGCTCGCCTGGTGGTCCTGCCCATGAACCGGGAGCGGGTTTTGAGCATGCGCAGCCACTTGCTGACCGAAGCCGTAAAGTGGGAGGCCGAGACGTATACCGGCGTTCCAGGAAATCAGTCCCTGGCCGGGGTGGAGGTGGAGAAAACTCGTGTGGAGCCGGGGCAGATCCAGGAAGAGCTTGAAGAGATCATGGTTCATGTGGCCGTGCTGGAACAGAACGTTTATCGGGCGGCCAAGGAGCGTTTCCGTCTGGCCGGGCTGAAGCTGTCCCGGGTCTATCCCGGCGAGGTCTGCTTTCATGTGCCCTTGTTGTATCAGCACGAAGAATCGGACCGTGGCGTGCTGGAGATCGGCACGGCTTCTTCGGGGTTTGCTCTGCTCAGG contains the following coding sequences:
- a CDS encoding antitoxin is translated as MNMARHVRIFRSGCCQAIRIPKEFELDADSAIIRREGDRLIIEPVRTKGLLGTLATLSAINEIFPDMDSGLPPLDDVHL
- a CDS encoding type II secretion system protein → MKNKGFTLLEVLVVIGIMGLMAAMIWPMRGTLDDSQRERVTIEKMDAIVEAILGHEQIKDHYDLSRTIGGYVGDIGKWPELYEPGGGGGLDGERGEFVGGRFQWERPFKNLKIDGDTKKESLGQPRGLWAKDEVAAEDRSKWKGPYLTPPVTRNPALGKHYAKNQAEYEGLDPTDREYFHLLQGSEQLTDGWNRAFRFFIIGETGETFCIVSLGPRGFGYEDDYEQDCDPDSPENQGKIVRALHKSEWGAVLAARALRSTSTHQLIFITQDHMDRMVRALIGESPSGPNTGYTGDLLDWPELFNWVCRDDGGNMVDCEDEIAVSGTGKWEYECEDQSFSDKIAFKYGQPRGLWERGELATSWLGVGWRHAYLEAPDGTNESEELKDAWDNAYHFFRVVEQINGNNLEQFMILSGGESGAFHFPPADESGEPYVDPDYLKAGGPAVLSKRVRFYMNHYNPDHPSNQDNIVRIVRRNEWLPGFMDVTLAIAGGDCNEVKCGIYGVLPDQSDLVSHEVIDDLCVFKAKYDDNGGDKQIVTGGRYWVCWEGGGDEPSPGDNAWWKIFSTYGHPAKNVNVSLNASDFQPLPDPEEDE